In Treponema sp. OMZ 798, the following proteins share a genomic window:
- a CDS encoding Na+/H+ antiporter NhaC family protein: protein MAGIIALSAFAVFLIFCLIFNIQILYSLLAGYFIFLTYGIYEGHSVSKLLKMSAKGILKIKNIVMVFMLLGIITAIWRAAGTIPAIIVIGSKLIVPQIFLLLSFLLCSFLSVMIGSAFGTAATMGVICISIARVMGINELHAGGAILSGIFFGDRCSPMSTSAILVSEITETDLFENIRGMIKTSIVPFILSCIFYLLLGLASKTENIETDVTALFYSHYNLNIITIVPAALIIVLSVFKVRVKKTMIISIIASLAAALFIQKESIVNLLRFAVLGYKTSSEELNAMMSGGGAISMVKVCFIVAISSAYAGIFEETEILSLLKKCTKVIAEKISSFGAVLVTSIVAGAVTCNQTLGSILTYQLCRDLMPKEKMAISLENSSIIVVALIPWAIAMSVPLEILNVSGKAGLFAFYLYSIPIWNLIWSFKIKNKNKFSTFLTLQFLKI, encoded by the coding sequence ATGGCAGGTATAATAGCCTTATCGGCTTTTGCAGTATTTTTAATTTTTTGCCTTATATTCAATATTCAAATCCTGTATTCTCTTTTGGCAGGGTATTTTATATTTTTAACTTACGGAATCTATGAGGGTCACTCTGTTTCTAAGCTGCTTAAAATGTCTGCTAAAGGAATCTTAAAGATTAAAAACATAGTTATGGTTTTTATGCTTCTCGGAATAATCACCGCAATATGGAGAGCAGCAGGAACCATCCCTGCAATCATAGTAATAGGCTCAAAACTGATTGTTCCTCAAATCTTTTTACTTTTGAGTTTTTTACTTTGCAGTTTTTTGTCGGTTATGATAGGCTCTGCCTTCGGAACAGCCGCAACCATGGGCGTAATCTGCATTTCGATAGCAAGGGTTATGGGAATAAATGAGCTCCATGCAGGAGGGGCTATTTTAAGCGGCATTTTTTTTGGAGACAGATGCTCACCCATGTCCACAAGTGCAATCCTTGTAAGCGAAATTACCGAAACCGATCTTTTTGAAAACATAAGGGGAATGATTAAAACTTCGATAGTTCCCTTTATTTTAAGCTGTATTTTTTATTTGCTCTTAGGCCTTGCCTCAAAAACAGAAAACATAGAAACCGATGTAACAGCTCTTTTTTACAGCCACTATAACCTCAATATTATAACAATAGTTCCCGCAGCCCTCATAATAGTTCTTTCTGTTTTTAAGGTAAGGGTAAAAAAAACAATGATCATAAGCATAATTGCAAGCCTTGCCGCCGCACTCTTTATTCAAAAAGAAAGCATAGTAAACCTTTTACGCTTTGCAGTCCTCGGCTACAAAACTTCAAGTGAAGAATTAAATGCAATGATGAGCGGAGGAGGAGCTATTTCTATGGTCAAGGTTTGCTTCATTGTAGCTATTTCTTCTGCCTACGCAGGCATCTTTGAAGAAACGGAAATCCTAAGCCTCTTAAAAAAGTGTACAAAGGTAATAGCCGAAAAAATCAGCAGCTTCGGAGCAGTACTGGTTACTTCAATAGTCGCAGGCGCCGTCACCTGTAACCAAACCCTCGGCTCAATCTTAACCTATCAGCTGTGTAGGGACCTGATGCCCAAAGAAAAAATGGCCATCAGCCTCGAAAACTCTTCGATAATAGTCGTTGCCCTAATACCGTGGGCAATCGCCATGAGCGTCCCCCTCGAAATATTAAATGTATCCGGCAAAGCCGGCCTTTTTGCATTCTACCTTTATTCGATCCCGATATGGAATTTAATATGGTCGTTTAAAATAAAAAATAAGAATAAATTTTCTACATTCTTAACCTTGCAATTTTTGAAAATATAG
- a CDS encoding SUMF1/EgtB/PvdO family nonheme iron enzyme, with translation MTKFKTNKKKAKAFTVKGAAVLITAAILAVGLLFTGCPNSAGGSGSGSSGGGGTPPTPPNVGSVEDTGDGFIKIIPPANGITGVAPNYDLPGSEAWWKGVFRAGRKVKLSPYKLGKTEVTYELWHSVLKWNTDNAKGYIFANQGREGSGGGEGTAPTDEGKNEPVTTISWRDCIVWCNAYTEKEKGIDACVYRNKDNHDLVLKDATAEAACDAAYAEMSKKGFRLPTEAEWEYAARWQGSDKTNAAQYGDVWLTKLNSASGAKKPIGFSGLTLPEGETWESLRDEVTRVAVYDEWWDGSNWVDQPTEVTKTAAVKSKAANAIGLYDMSGNVWEWCFDWYGSIGAGEVIDPQGAASGLNRVFRGGSWVNYALDCAVGVRDYGSPGRRNGILGFRLAWCP, from the coding sequence ATGACAAAGTTTAAAACAAATAAGAAGAAAGCAAAAGCCTTCACAGTTAAGGGAGCCGCGGTGCTCATCACAGCCGCAATATTGGCAGTAGGGCTGCTTTTTACCGGCTGCCCCAATAGTGCGGGCGGTTCGGGCTCAGGCAGTTCCGGCGGAGGCGGAACGCCGCCCACGCCGCCCAATGTAGGTTCTGTTGAAGATACAGGCGACGGCTTTATAAAAATAATACCGCCTGCAAACGGCATCACAGGCGTTGCCCCTAACTACGACTTACCCGGAAGTGAAGCTTGGTGGAAAGGCGTATTCCGTGCAGGCCGAAAGGTAAAATTAAGCCCCTACAAGCTCGGCAAGACGGAGGTAACGTATGAGTTATGGCATTCTGTACTCAAATGGAATACTGATAATGCTAAGGGATACATCTTTGCCAATCAGGGCAGGGAAGGAAGCGGCGGAGGTGAAGGAACAGCCCCCACAGATGAAGGGAAAAATGAGCCTGTAACGACTATAAGCTGGAGGGACTGCATTGTGTGGTGTAATGCGTATACGGAAAAAGAAAAAGGAATAGACGCATGTGTATACCGCAACAAAGACAATCACGATTTGGTATTAAAAGACGCAACGGCAGAAGCTGCTTGTGATGCAGCCTATGCTGAGATGAGTAAAAAAGGCTTTAGACTTCCGACTGAAGCCGAGTGGGAGTACGCAGCCCGTTGGCAGGGAAGCGATAAAACAAATGCGGCACAATACGGCGATGTATGGCTGACCAAATTGAACAGTGCAAGCGGAGCGAAAAAGCCCATAGGCTTTAGTGGTCTGACCTTACCTGAAGGAGAGACTTGGGAAAGTTTACGTGATGAAGTTACGAGGGTAGCGGTGTATGATGAATGGTGGGACGGAAGTAATTGGGTAGACCAACCAACAGAGGTAACTAAGACGGCTGCAGTTAAAAGTAAAGCTGCGAATGCTATTGGATTATACGACATGTCGGGAAATGTTTGGGAATGGTGTTTTGACTGGTATGGCAGCATAGGAGCAGGAGAGGTTATCGATCCTCAAGGGGCCGCGTCGGGTCTTAACCGCGTCTTTCGTGGCGGCAGTTGGGTCAACTACGCGCTCGACTGCGCTGTAGGCGTACGGGACTACGGCAGTCCTGGCCGCAGGAACGGCATTCTTGGCTTCCGGCTGGCTTGGTGCCCTTGA
- the fusA gene encoding elongation factor G, whose product MGFTTDKIRTIAVAGHGQSGKTSLVEHLLYVSGLIDKAESVDSGKTVTDYSQEEIDRKISIYSTLVNLQKDDKLINIWDTPGASDFIGEVIAAFRSSESALIVLDGRSGVQIETIKYWRDLDRRNKPRLVFANKMDEGRADFDNCIADVKKQFQVDVFPVSFPMGLGGDFKGVVDVLHGKAYKIEGGKEVETEIPAEYQDKYKEALEVLAGAAAEGDEELLVKFIDEGELSPEEISRGLTLAMADNRIVPLFAGSALNNSGLTSLLRFISEILPSPEGALERGVTKEGEEISVKLDPSAPLSAIVVKTSNDQFSGRLSYVKVITGTLSADSEVFNLREEKKERVGKIYKILGKKLSEVKEIAAGDIGVLVKLASTKTNDTLAASADAVPFVRLRTPEPIYSLAVSAIDKKNDDKVSEQLFRACEEDMTLSFAFNAETKQNVLSGMGDLHTSIVLDKVKKQSKVEIQTSIPRIAYRETIQRKAQAEYTHKKQSGGHGQFGRVVLAIEALPRGEKYKFTNAVFGGAISKGYIPGVEKGVIEAMEKGVSAGYPVVDVAVTVLDGKEHPVDSSEMAFKIAARNAFKDAMRNAGPILLEPIMNLTVFVENSYLGDIMSDLSSRRGRILGQSSPASGIEEIRAQVPHKELLRYAIDLRSMTSGTGSFEMSFDHYDPISGKIADEIIAEAKAFMEEQEE is encoded by the coding sequence ATGGGATTTACAACGGATAAAATCAGAACCATCGCCGTTGCCGGACACGGTCAATCGGGCAAAACCAGTCTTGTGGAACACTTGCTCTATGTTTCGGGCCTTATCGATAAGGCAGAATCGGTAGACTCGGGAAAAACCGTGACGGACTACAGTCAGGAAGAAATCGATCGAAAAATATCTATTTACTCAACCTTAGTTAACTTACAAAAAGACGATAAGCTCATAAACATTTGGGATACTCCCGGAGCTTCTGATTTTATCGGTGAAGTAATCGCAGCCTTCCGCTCATCCGAATCAGCCCTCATAGTTTTAGACGGAAGATCGGGCGTACAAATCGAAACAATCAAGTACTGGCGCGACCTCGACAGAAGAAACAAGCCCCGCTTGGTTTTTGCAAATAAGATGGATGAAGGCAGGGCCGACTTCGATAACTGTATAGCCGACGTTAAAAAACAGTTTCAGGTAGACGTTTTCCCTGTAAGCTTTCCCATGGGCTTAGGCGGCGATTTTAAGGGCGTTGTAGACGTGCTTCACGGAAAGGCCTATAAAATCGAAGGCGGAAAAGAAGTAGAAACCGAAATTCCTGCCGAATATCAAGATAAGTACAAGGAAGCCCTGGAAGTTTTAGCCGGAGCTGCTGCCGAAGGTGATGAGGAATTACTTGTAAAATTTATAGATGAAGGGGAGCTTTCACCTGAAGAAATAAGCCGAGGTCTTACCCTCGCTATGGCAGACAATAGAATTGTTCCTCTTTTTGCAGGTTCAGCCCTCAATAATTCGGGTCTTACATCTCTTTTACGCTTTATAAGCGAAATTCTCCCCTCACCGGAAGGAGCCCTGGAAAGAGGAGTTACAAAGGAAGGAGAAGAAATCTCAGTTAAACTGGATCCTTCAGCCCCTCTTTCGGCCATTGTAGTAAAAACCTCCAACGACCAGTTCTCAGGCCGTCTTTCCTATGTAAAGGTTATTACGGGAACCCTCTCAGCCGACTCCGAGGTCTTCAACCTTAGAGAAGAAAAAAAGGAAAGAGTCGGTAAGATTTATAAGATCTTGGGTAAAAAGCTCAGCGAGGTAAAAGAAATTGCCGCAGGAGACATAGGCGTTTTGGTAAAGCTTGCAAGCACAAAGACAAACGATACCTTGGCTGCCTCTGCCGATGCAGTACCCTTTGTACGGCTTAGAACACCCGAGCCCATCTACTCTTTGGCCGTTTCGGCAATAGATAAAAAGAATGACGATAAGGTCAGCGAGCAGCTCTTTAGAGCTTGCGAAGAAGATATGACCCTTTCATTCGCATTCAATGCCGAAACAAAGCAAAATGTCCTTTCAGGCATGGGCGACTTACATACAAGCATAGTTTTGGATAAGGTCAAAAAGCAATCCAAGGTAGAAATCCAAACCTCAATCCCCCGCATTGCCTATCGAGAAACAATTCAGCGCAAAGCTCAGGCTGAATACACGCACAAAAAACAGTCGGGCGGACACGGACAGTTCGGAAGGGTTGTTTTGGCCATTGAAGCCCTCCCCCGAGGCGAAAAATACAAGTTTACCAACGCAGTTTTCGGAGGAGCCATCTCCAAGGGCTACATACCCGGCGTTGAAAAGGGCGTTATTGAGGCTATGGAAAAGGGCGTTTCGGCTGGCTACCCCGTAGTGGATGTTGCCGTAACCGTTCTTGACGGTAAAGAACACCCCGTAGACTCATCGGAAATGGCCTTCAAGATTGCTGCCCGAAATGCTTTTAAGGATGCAATGCGCAATGCAGGCCCCATCCTCCTTGAGCCAATTATGAACCTAACCGTCTTTGTTGAAAACAGCTACCTAGGAGACATAATGAGCGACCTTTCTTCCCGCCGAGGAAGGATACTGGGACAATCTTCTCCTGCAAGCGGCATCGAAGAAATCAGAGCCCAAGTTCCGCATAAAGAACTTTTGCGCTATGCAATCGACCTCCGCTCGATGACAAGCGGTACGGGTTCTTTTGAAATGTCCTTTGATCACTATGACCCGATTTCGGGCAAAATTGCCGATGAAATCATAGCAGAAGCCAAGGCCTTTATGGAAGAACAAGAAGAATAG
- the eno gene encoding phosphopyruvate hydratase, which translates to MSDIIYIEGREILDSRGNPTVEVEVQLSDFSYGRACVPSGASTGEYEALEMRDGDKSRYMGKGVLKAVDQVNTVIAEELDGADALDQAEIDNMLLNLDGTENKSKLGANAMLGVSMAVARAAADSLGLPLYRYLGGVHAMQMPVPMANIINGGRHSDNKIDFQEYMIMPVGAPSIREGIRMTAEVFHALKDILKKDGHVTAVGDEGGFAPNIENVQALDYIMKAIEKADYKPGKDIVIALDCASSELFDAGGRKGYKFWKSEPSKILNADQMIDLFKDWINNYPIVSIEDPLDQNDWEGYAKMTKELGNRIQIVGDDFFVTNTKRLARGIEEGACNSILIKLNQIGTVTETIDAVRMAQKAGYTAVISHRSGETEDAFIADLAVALETGQIKTGSMSRSDRIAKYNQLMRIEDELGYNARYAGMATFANLIKNKR; encoded by the coding sequence ATGTCTGATATTATTTATATTGAAGGCCGCGAGATTTTAGATTCGCGGGGAAATCCTACTGTAGAAGTTGAGGTTCAGTTAAGCGATTTTAGCTACGGACGGGCCTGTGTTCCTTCAGGGGCTTCTACCGGAGAATATGAGGCTTTGGAAATGAGGGACGGCGATAAGAGCCGCTACATGGGAAAGGGTGTTTTGAAAGCTGTTGACCAAGTTAATACGGTTATTGCCGAGGAGCTTGACGGGGCTGATGCCTTGGATCAGGCCGAGATAGACAACATGCTTCTCAATCTTGACGGTACCGAAAATAAATCCAAGCTCGGCGCAAATGCTATGCTCGGTGTTTCGATGGCCGTAGCACGCGCCGCTGCCGACAGCTTAGGCCTGCCGCTTTACCGCTATTTGGGAGGCGTTCATGCAATGCAGATGCCTGTTCCCATGGCAAATATAATAAACGGAGGACGCCACTCCGACAACAAGATAGATTTTCAGGAGTATATGATTATGCCTGTGGGAGCTCCATCAATCCGTGAAGGCATAAGGATGACTGCTGAGGTTTTCCATGCTTTAAAAGATATTCTAAAAAAAGACGGACATGTTACGGCTGTAGGCGATGAGGGCGGTTTTGCTCCCAACATCGAAAATGTTCAAGCTCTGGACTACATAATGAAGGCGATTGAAAAGGCAGACTACAAGCCCGGCAAGGATATAGTAATCGCCTTGGACTGCGCTTCTTCGGAGCTCTTTGATGCAGGCGGCAGAAAGGGCTACAAGTTCTGGAAGTCCGAGCCTTCTAAAATTTTAAATGCAGATCAAATGATAGATTTGTTTAAGGATTGGATAAACAATTATCCGATTGTTTCTATTGAAGACCCTCTCGATCAAAACGATTGGGAAGGCTACGCAAAGATGACAAAGGAACTGGGAAACCGGATTCAGATTGTAGGCGACGATTTTTTTGTAACAAACACAAAGAGGCTTGCCCGCGGTATTGAAGAAGGAGCTTGCAATTCTATCTTGATAAAGCTTAACCAAATCGGAACGGTTACCGAAACAATCGATGCCGTAAGAATGGCTCAAAAGGCCGGCTACACTGCCGTTATTTCGCACCGCTCAGGCGAGACCGAGGATGCCTTTATTGCCGACTTGGCCGTAGCCCTCGAAACCGGACAAATTAAAACCGGTTCAATGAGCCGAAGCGACCGCATAGCAAAATACAACCAGCTTATGAGGATCGAAGATGAGCTCGGCTACAACGCCCGCTATGCAGGCATGGCAACATTTGCAAACCTGATAAAAAATAAAAGATGA
- a CDS encoding long-chain fatty acid--CoA ligase, with translation MANLNKKPWAFLDEWRGKKFKGEWPTLPEMFEITAERYPKRNCFTVFEPDRITLSYAESLKVIRDLAYWMTENGVTKGDHVAVSGKNSPEWAVVYLAALFAGGIIIPIDYGLHNEEIETLLKTAKPKMFFVDEEKFGFFEEKAKTEAYVGSLYSLSKKHPEIYVYNLKPNGTPELAKAEEGDTAAILFTSGTTGNPKGVMLTHKNFVSDCYIAQSNLNIYHTDVFYALLPLHHSYTMLAVFIEALSVGAELVFGKTLAVSKMLAELKAGKITMLLGVPLLFNKLLAGIFKGIKAKGAVVFGIIRALMGVSYFFKKVFKVNIGSKLFHGILDKASLGNVRIAICGGGPLAPNVCRAYNEFGIDFVQGYGLTETSPIVALNPKEHFKIASVGQYFISYMEMKILDPDEKGIGEVAVKGPMVMQGYYNMPEETAEVLSPDGWFRTGDLGRLDDEGYLYLCGRAKNLIVTAGGKNVFPEEIENMFQLYYNEIEQITAAGYQAEEGEEVEALVYPSDELYKKLNMTRGTSEGDAAVQKEIDAIIETVNKKLLPYQRITKTTYLSEPLEMTTTKKVKRFKK, from the coding sequence ATGGCAAATCTTAATAAAAAGCCCTGGGCTTTTTTGGATGAGTGGAGAGGTAAAAAATTTAAAGGCGAGTGGCCGACCCTCCCTGAAATGTTTGAAATTACCGCAGAACGGTATCCTAAAAGAAATTGTTTTACGGTATTTGAACCCGATCGTATTACCCTTTCATATGCTGAAAGTTTAAAGGTAATCAGAGACTTGGCTTATTGGATGACCGAAAACGGAGTTACAAAGGGAGATCATGTTGCCGTTTCAGGGAAAAACTCCCCCGAATGGGCTGTCGTATATCTGGCTGCTCTCTTTGCAGGGGGAATAATAATTCCTATAGACTACGGTCTTCATAATGAAGAGATTGAAACCTTATTAAAAACTGCAAAGCCCAAAATGTTCTTTGTGGATGAGGAAAAATTCGGCTTTTTTGAAGAAAAAGCAAAAACCGAGGCTTATGTGGGTTCACTTTATTCTTTAAGTAAAAAACATCCCGAAATTTATGTATATAACTTAAAACCCAATGGTACGCCTGAGCTTGCAAAGGCTGAAGAAGGCGATACGGCTGCCATCCTTTTCACCTCAGGTACGACGGGAAACCCCAAGGGTGTTATGCTTACTCACAAAAACTTTGTTTCCGACTGCTATATAGCCCAGTCTAATTTAAATATTTATCACACGGATGTATTCTATGCTCTTTTGCCGCTTCATCACTCGTATACGATGCTTGCGGTATTTATCGAAGCTCTTTCGGTTGGTGCAGAATTGGTTTTCGGCAAGACTCTTGCCGTATCAAAGATGCTTGCCGAGCTTAAAGCCGGAAAAATCACGATGCTTTTGGGCGTTCCGCTCTTGTTTAATAAACTGCTTGCAGGTATCTTCAAAGGCATAAAGGCTAAGGGTGCCGTAGTTTTCGGTATTATCAGGGCCTTGATGGGAGTTTCTTACTTCTTTAAAAAGGTATTTAAGGTAAATATCGGCAGCAAGCTCTTCCACGGCATTTTGGACAAGGCCAGCTTAGGAAATGTGCGTATCGCTATCTGCGGAGGCGGCCCCCTTGCTCCCAATGTATGCAGGGCTTATAACGAGTTCGGTATCGACTTTGTTCAGGGCTACGGTTTGACTGAGACCTCCCCCATTGTTGCTCTTAATCCCAAGGAACACTTTAAGATAGCCAGTGTCGGACAGTATTTTATTTCTTATATGGAAATGAAAATCCTCGATCCGGATGAAAAGGGAATAGGCGAGGTTGCTGTAAAGGGGCCGATGGTTATGCAGGGCTACTACAACATGCCTGAAGAAACAGCCGAAGTGCTTTCACCCGACGGCTGGTTTAGGACAGGAGACCTCGGCCGGCTGGATGATGAGGGCTATCTCTATCTTTGCGGACGGGCTAAGAACCTCATAGTTACTGCCGGAGGAAAAAACGTCTTCCCCGAAGAAATTGAGAACATGTTCCAGCTTTATTATAATGAGATTGAACAGATTACAGCTGCGGGTTATCAGGCAGAAGAAGGCGAGGAAGTTGAAGCCCTTGTTTATCCCTCGGATGAACTTTATAAAAAGCTCAATATGACACGCGGCACAAGCGAAGGCGATGCAGCCGTTCAAAAAGAAATCGATGCCATTATCGAAACTGTAAATAAGAAGCTTTTACCTTATCAGCGGATTACAAAGACAACTTATCTGTCCGAACCGCTTGAAATGACCACAACCAAAAAAGTAAAGCGTTTTAAGAAGTAG